One Plantibacter sp. Leaf314 DNA segment encodes these proteins:
- a CDS encoding SDR family NAD(P)-dependent oxidoreductase, giving the protein MTATTFPESKTVVLTGAASPRGIGRASAHHLAELGWNIGIIDLDEAAAQAVAAEIAEQHGVQAAGAGANVADEAQVRAAFDALESALPQLVALVNLAGVASPVPYLEVGADEWKRVIDINLNGVHYTTRRAVESMVANGVGRVVSLSSVSAQRGGGTFSKTAYSAAKAGVIGFTRSVARELGHDGITVNAISPGPIDTDIMGGTLTEERKTAMAADGVLPRIGTPRDIAAAIAYLISEDAGFVTGQTLNVDGGLYMH; this is encoded by the coding sequence ATGACCGCCACCACCTTCCCCGAGTCCAAGACCGTCGTCCTCACCGGGGCGGCGTCCCCGCGCGGCATCGGGCGTGCGTCCGCCCACCACCTCGCCGAGCTGGGGTGGAACATCGGGATCATCGACCTCGACGAGGCGGCCGCGCAGGCCGTCGCCGCGGAGATCGCGGAGCAGCACGGCGTGCAGGCGGCCGGAGCCGGGGCGAACGTCGCGGACGAGGCACAGGTGCGTGCCGCGTTCGACGCCCTCGAGTCCGCCCTCCCGCAGCTCGTCGCGCTCGTCAACCTCGCCGGTGTGGCCTCGCCCGTGCCGTACCTCGAGGTGGGTGCCGACGAGTGGAAGCGCGTCATCGACATCAACCTCAACGGCGTCCACTACACGACCCGTCGTGCGGTGGAGTCGATGGTGGCGAACGGCGTCGGGCGCGTCGTCAGCCTGTCGTCCGTCTCCGCCCAGCGCGGCGGCGGCACGTTCAGCAAGACCGCCTACTCGGCGGCGAAGGCCGGCGTCATCGGCTTCACCCGCAGCGTCGCGCGCGAACTCGGTCACGACGGCATCACCGTCAACGCCATCTCGCCCGGCCCCATCGACACCGACATCATGGGCGGCACCCTGACCGAGGAGCGCAAGACGGCGATGGCCGCCGACGGCGTCCTCCCGCGCATCGGCACCCCGCGCGACATCGCCGCCGCGATCGCCTACCTCATCAGCGAGGACGCCGGCTTCGTCACCGGCCAGACGCTGAACGTCGACGGCGGCCTCTACATGCACTGA
- a CDS encoding 3-hydroxyacyl-CoA dehydrogenase family protein: MTAHTIAVVGSGYMGGGIAQVLALSGATVRIADISEEIARKNSDRLIAEAEQFVADGLFPADAVERIRANVSPAASIEEAVTGADFIEEAVPEKIEIKHETLRRISAAASPDAIIGSNTSTILIGSLAEAVTNPERFLGVHFSNPAPFIPGVELIPHETTADAAIATVEEIVAATGKETARVKDSTGFVLNRLQYALFHEATQLVEEGVATAEDIDTIVRTTFGFRLPVFGPFAIADMAGLDVYSFCYASLQTRWPERFATPDSLKELVDAGKFGTKSGAGYLDVPADRTPELIAYRNKAYVAIKQLMDELGPAPIH, translated from the coding sequence ATGACCGCACACACCATCGCCGTCGTCGGATCGGGGTACATGGGCGGCGGCATCGCCCAGGTGCTCGCACTGTCCGGCGCCACCGTCCGCATCGCCGACATCTCCGAGGAGATCGCGCGCAAGAACTCCGACCGCCTCATCGCCGAGGCCGAGCAGTTCGTCGCCGACGGTCTGTTCCCCGCCGACGCCGTCGAGCGGATCCGCGCGAACGTCTCGCCGGCCGCGTCCATCGAGGAGGCCGTCACCGGTGCCGACTTCATCGAGGAGGCCGTCCCCGAGAAGATCGAGATCAAGCACGAGACCCTCCGCCGCATCAGCGCAGCGGCCTCGCCCGACGCGATCATCGGCTCGAACACCTCGACCATCCTCATCGGCTCGCTCGCCGAGGCCGTCACGAACCCGGAACGGTTCCTCGGCGTCCACTTCTCGAACCCGGCACCGTTCATCCCCGGCGTCGAACTGATCCCGCACGAGACCACCGCCGACGCGGCCATCGCGACCGTCGAGGAGATCGTCGCCGCCACCGGCAAGGAGACCGCCCGGGTCAAGGACTCCACCGGCTTCGTGCTCAACCGCCTGCAGTACGCGCTGTTCCACGAGGCGACGCAGCTCGTCGAGGAGGGTGTCGCGACGGCCGAGGACATCGACACCATCGTGCGCACGACGTTCGGCTTCCGGCTGCCCGTCTTCGGCCCGTTCGCGATCGCCGACATGGCCGGGCTCGACGTGTACTCGTTCTGCTACGCCTCGCTCCAGACCCGCTGGCCCGAGCGCTTCGCCACGCCGGACTCCCTCAAGGAGCTCGTCGATGCCGGCAAGTTCGGCACCAAGTCTGGTGCCGGCTACCTCGACGTGCCCGCCGACCGCACGCCGGAACTCATCGCCTACCGCAACAAGGCCTACGTCGCGATCAAGCAGCTCATGGACGAGCTCGGGCCGGCCCCCATCCACTGA
- a CDS encoding sugar phosphate isomerase/epimerase: protein MTDTNATASSNPAASKTTWTAETWPIATCLHGIPPVDRNGVSLHDAEPEAWDDLFAQVAGVGFTLAELPDSHVRPADLEPSRRDEFLAIAKSHGVGVPSVHLQRQSVIMPGHEERNLEYAHRTIDAAAEWGMQVFSTGLHQPFSEAQRKALWFWTAQGPKDPDDPEVWNAAVSRIRELGKHAADVGLPLALELYEDTYLGTADSAVRFVEEVGLDNVGLNPDVANLIRLHRPVEDWRELFAKTLPYANYMHVKNYTRDESADGSWATSVPSTMEAGLINYRQVFRDAVELGFNGIILAEHYGGDSLGMCSTNQKYIRTLLPQA from the coding sequence ATGACGGATACGAACGCGACCGCATCGTCGAACCCGGCGGCGTCGAAGACCACCTGGACCGCTGAGACCTGGCCCATCGCCACGTGCCTCCACGGCATCCCCCCGGTCGACCGCAACGGCGTCTCACTGCACGACGCCGAGCCCGAAGCCTGGGACGACCTCTTCGCACAGGTCGCCGGCGTCGGCTTCACCCTCGCCGAACTGCCCGACAGTCACGTGCGCCCAGCCGACCTCGAACCCTCGCGTCGTGACGAGTTCCTCGCCATCGCCAAGTCGCACGGCGTCGGCGTCCCCTCCGTCCACCTGCAGCGCCAGAGCGTGATCATGCCGGGCCACGAGGAGCGGAACCTCGAATACGCACACCGCACCATCGACGCCGCCGCGGAGTGGGGCATGCAGGTCTTCTCGACCGGTCTGCACCAGCCCTTCAGCGAGGCGCAGCGGAAGGCGCTCTGGTTCTGGACCGCCCAGGGACCGAAGGACCCCGACGACCCCGAGGTGTGGAACGCGGCCGTCAGCCGCATCCGCGAACTCGGCAAGCACGCCGCGGACGTCGGGCTGCCCCTCGCCCTCGAGCTGTACGAGGACACCTACCTGGGCACCGCCGACAGCGCGGTCCGCTTCGTGGAGGAGGTCGGCCTCGACAACGTGGGCCTGAACCCCGACGTCGCGAACCTCATCCGCCTGCACCGCCCCGTCGAGGACTGGCGCGAGCTGTTCGCCAAGACCCTGCCGTACGCCAACTACATGCACGTGAAGAACTACACGCGTGACGAGTCGGCCGACGGCAGCTGGGCGACGTCCGTCCCCTCCACCATGGAGGCCGGCCTCATCAACTACCGCCAGGTCTTCCGTGACGCCGTCGAACTCGGCTTCAACGGCATCATCCTGGCCGAGCACTACGGCGGCGACAGCCTCGGCATGTGCTCCACCAACCAGAAGTACATCAGGACCCTGCTGCCGCAGGCCTGA